The region CTGTTCATCCACCGCCAGCGTGATGCCGCGAATATCGTCGAGATTCTTCAAATAATTTTTGGATCGCACCATGAATTCCGCACGCCCCAACTCCACAACCGATCCGCCGCTGGCAGAATTGCTCGCCCGGACGGCATCGGCCACTTGTTGCAGCGTGATCTTGTACGCCGCCAACCGATTCGGGTCCACCTCGATCTGGAACTGCCTGACCATGCCGCCGACGCTGGCAACTTCGGATACACCGGGCAAGCTTTGCAACTCATATTTCAGGAAGAAATCCTGTACCGCCCGCAACTGGTCCGCATCGTAGCGATGTCCGCGATCGACCAATACATATTCGAAAATCCAGCCTACCCCCGAGGCATCCGGACCCAGTGTAGGCACTGCACCTTTGGGCAGGCGTGCCTCAGCCTGACTCAGGTACTCCAGTACACGGGACCGCGCCCAGTAGGGATCGGTGCCATCCTTGAACAAGACATAGAGGTAGGATTCACCATACATCGAAAACCCGCGCACGGCAGTCGATCCGGGCACCGAAAGCAATGCTGTAGTCAGCGGATAGGTAATCTGGTCTTCGACGATTTCGGGCGATTGTCCTGCATAGGGAGTCTTGATGATGACCTGTACATCGGACAGGTCGGGAATAGCGTCCAGCGTCATTTCCAGTGTGGCGCGAATTCCCGCAACAGCGATCAGCAACGCCAGCGCAATGACCAGCAGGCGGTTGTTAATTGACCAGTCGATGATGCGCCGGATCATGTTTAGTGCGCGTGCATACGTTCGGACGCGGCACTTAATGAAGATGCCGAATCCAGCAGGAACTGGCCGTTGACCGCGACTTCGGCATTTTCCTGCAGGCCATCCACGATCTCGATCTCATCCCCGCTTTCGACGCCCGTCGTGACAGGCACTGGCAGGAAATGTCCTGCGCCGCGCGACAGCATCACCATATTTCCGTCCCCGGTGTAAATGACCGCCGAGCGCGGCAACACCAAGGCCTTGTGCGGGTGAATCTGAATCGTTACGTCGGCAAAGGTACCCGTTCGCAGATGGTAGCGTGCGTTGTCCAGTTCTACCCTTGCAATCACTTTGTTGCCACTCGCCAGCGGATTGATGAAGCTCAATCTGGAATAAATTTCCAGCCCGTTCGCATCCCTTATTGTCACTGCATCGCCGCGTTTCACCTGCGACACCTGATCCGGGTAAAGCACGACATCTATCCATACACTGGAAACATCGGCCAACACAAGAATCGGATTCGCGGACATAACATAACTGCCTTCTTTAACATTGATCTGGCTGACCACACCGGAACGCTCCGAGATGATCTGAACCACTTCACTTGCCAATTTTTTTTCTTCAATGGCTTTGATATTCTCGACGCTGACCCCCTCTTCCTGATTCAGCTTGAGCCTGTCGTTAGCCGCATCCATCGCCATTTCCATTACATAATCGTTTTCGGTATCTGAAGTGGTCTGAATGGTCTGCAGAAGCTGTTTCCTGCGCTCGATCGAGCTTAGATAAGTCCGTTGCCGCACAATCAAATCGGGCGAATAGATTTCATACAATACCTGCCCGGCCTTGACCGGTTCCCCTACAGAATGGACATACAATTTCTTGATCCAGCCTTCATACTTTGGGTGCACTGCAAACGTTTTGCTTTCGGCAATGACCACATTGCCGTAAGTCTGAACGGCTTGGCCGATGACCTCCTGCTTGATGCGTGCCAAACGAACGCCCATGCGCCGCTCGGTGGCGCTGTCGACCTGGATGCCATGCACATGCGTTTCTGCAGTACCGGCTTCGACAAGTTTCATTCCGCAAATCGGGCAGGTGCCCGGATGGTCCTGCGATATTTCAGGGTGCATGGGACAAACCCAATATTTGTGAGGTCCTGCACCGTTGATCTGGGGTAATGCTGAGACTTGTTTCGCCTCGTTGCCATGCGAGATTGGTGAACGAACAAGAAAAAATGACACAAAGACAACAGCGGCGATCAAGGCGACACTGACGGCGACCTGCTTCCTTGTCATGCTGTTTTCTTTCTGAAAAAAGGGGGAGGATTGGCCTCCCCCAAAGACCACAGATTAACTACTTGAGGATGATCATCTCGCCGTGACCTTTTTTCGGATCGGCGTCCTTCTTGCTCACCAGGACCGTGATTGCACCGCGCAGAGCAGCATTCATGGAATGGTCAACGATTGCAATACCAGCCACGTCCTTGTCCTTGGGCGTTACCAGGTCGAAGGTATCAGCTTCGGCGACGGCTACGTTGTACGTTTGAATCCCGTACAGCGTATTCTTCGGGTTGCCGTTGATATACACGCGATCCCATATGCTGGCGATAGGGTGCAGGGCAACTGGCAGGTTGACGTTTGCATTCAGGAAGAAAATGCGCACGCGCTCTCCGGGCAGGGCTTCCAATACGTCATGACCGCCGTTTGGATCATGCACGGGATCGTAATGAAGTATCTTGCCGTTGATCAGAGAACCCTTCCAGGCGTTGGCATCACCCAACATTGCGCCATAGTTCTCGACGTCCGGGAAATACTGAGATTGCACCAACACATACTCGCGATCAGCTTTCGGATAGTTCTTCTTATCCTTGGGCTCGACAATGATCACACCGTACATGCCCCGCGCGATATGCTGCACCATCGGGCTTGCACCGCAGTGGTACATGAACACGCCAGGAACCTTGGCGACATATTTGAAATGTTTCTGTTCGCCCGGTTTTACTGGAGCAAATTCGTCCAGCACGTTCACTTGCGCCGCATGGAAATCCATCGCATGTGAATTTTTGTTTTCTGCCGGATTGATCAAAGTAAAATCGACCGTATCACCTTCATTTACACGCACCGGCTTGCCTGGAATAGAGCCGTCGAATGTCCATGCTGCCATGGTATCCGCGCCACCAACCAGTTTGCCATTGACGGGAAGATCGACTTCCCTGGCCGTCATGGTAATTTCGACGGTCTTGGCAAATACGCCCGATGATGAAAGCAATGCCGCTGCAGCAAACGCTGCATAAGTCACTTTCGTAAGTTTTTTCATTCATGCTCTCCCTGTTTAGCTACGTTAAACACAACTACTTCTGACCTACTTGCTTCTCCTCCTCTTACTGCCTACTTCTCTACTTCTTGATGCCTGCTTACTTCCCCTATTTCTCCCCTCCCACCTTGCGTTCCCTACCCCTCAACTTTTGTCATGATCCAAATTTGCATTTGCACAGCACTCGCAAGTACTGCACCAGATCCTTGATCTCTTCGTCGCTGAATGTGTCTCCCCACGGCGGCATGAGTATGGATTTGTCGATTGATGCCCCGCCTTCTTTAATCACTTTGAACAAGGCTTCGTCCGATCGTGCCGACATCGCCTTCGCGTCAGTGTGATCACGGGGTTGCACCGCCATATCGCGGACATTTACGCCATTGCCATTACCCTTGATTCCATGGCATTGCACGCAATAGGTTTTGTAATTGTCGGCGGCATTTTCATTTGCATATCCGGGCACCGAAATCAGCAGCAGTGATAGTGCCAAGAGAATTTGGCTATTTGCCATTTCCAGCTCCTGTCTTTATCTCTTCAAAGTAGTAACCCAGCTTTTGTATGTTGGCATCCGAAACATGCTTGTTCGGCATCCAGGTCTTGGGTTCCCAGGCTTGCGGACTGCGAATGAAACTCGCAATGTATTCAGGCTGCAGGCGTCGCGCAGCGGTATAAACCTCGGGGCCGGACAAGCCACCGTAATCCGGTTCGATCTGGTGGCAGGCCATACATCCCAGGAACTTGTCGAACATCATCTCGTCCATCATTTTGGAGCCCTTGCCAGGAACGATTTTTTCCTTGGCGATCAGATCGTCGTGCTGTTTCAACTTCATCAACTCTGACGCAACCGCGGCTGCGTCGGATTTGGATAAAGCCATGTGCTCACTGATCGTTGCGGGATCCACTACATCGTGCTTGTCGCCAGTCTTGATATGGTTGCCATAGAACTCTCCCGCCGGGCGTATGTGCGTCGGCTTTTGTAGCCACTCCACCAGCCACTCCTTCCGGTATTTATTTCCGGCGTAGGCAAGGTTCGGCCCTTTCAGGCTCCAGACCTCTTTCAGCGTCTGCGGCGCCGGGCCGGACAGGTTATGGCAAGACTCGCAATCCTTTTTCAAAATCGTGGCTCCATCTTCTGCCCACGAGGGCAAGGCAAGGCCAAGCAATGCAATTAAAAATATTATTTTCATGTTATCTGTGCCTTCTGGTCTGTTCTATGGCCTGGCCCTGGAATGCAGTGTTGTTATACAAGCCATACCCCTGTTTGAGCGACTCGCTATAGAAGTAATTGGGATCGTAAACTTTGTCCTTCCACGCATAGAAAGTGTCGAATTTGATGCCCTCATATTCGATGACCGTCACCGGTCCGCCCAACATGGCGCCATTGTTCGTCATGTGCTTGTCCACATGGTCATGCATGATGAACAAACCTGGATTTTTCATCTCGACGATGGCGTCATAACGCTCTCCCGGGCCGACAGAAATCGTATCCACATAGTAAGGATGATCCAGCGGATAGCCGTCCTTGTGCGTAATCAGCATGTCGTGGCCATGCAAATGCATCTCATGGAACTCATCGCCCGCCCCGTAAAAACGCAACCTGAGCACATCCCCCTTTTTCACGCGGATCGGTTGGGTATACGGAAAGGATTTTGCGTTGACGGAAAAATAATCGGAAATATCTTGCGGTGCTCCCCCCTTGCCATAGGAGTTGGCATAGGCAGACTCCCATGTATTCATCATCAAGATCGCGTCTTTGGTTACTTTCTTTTCAAGATCACTCGGATTTTTCGGATCAATGATCAACGGCCCCCACATGCCGCGAGTAGCCACGTGCTCCCAAACATTCACGTGGCAGTGATACCAGAGACTGCCTGGACGATCGACCGTAAATTTGTAAGTAAACGTGTCGCCGGGCTGAATCGCATCCTGAGTAACTCCAGGCACTCCATCGTTGTGCCATGAACCTATCTGATTGACGCCGTGCCAGTGCATGGTATGTGGCAAAGTCGTGTTATTCGTCACATGCACGGTCACATCGTCCCCTTGCTTGACATGAATCAACGGGCCGGGTACTTGCCCATTGAATGCAAATACTTTATTGACGAATCCTGGAGCAACTTCGATCGTGACCTCTTCGATCGTCATATTGAATTCGCGCGCTTCAGCCCAGGCAAAAGACGGCAACGCTCCAATCACAGAAAAAATCACCCCTGCTATTGCTCCCGACAATTTCATAATCGCCCCCGTAGATATATTTTAAATACATGTTATAGAGCCAAAAAAATGCGCCATCAAATACAGCGCTTCTGTTCTTTTTATTCTGCGAATAAATGACGCATCAGACAGTTAGACGCACTATAAATATCAAGTATTCAGGATGTCAACTGAATATGTATTTTAAATACATCTTTAACGCAGGGATAACGTATATATAACGTTTTATTAACAGATAACAGCGTTATGGTTATATTTAATGCGGAAAAAGGACTGGGAAATGACTAGAAATGATGAGCAGGCAACTCGGTTTATGTTAATTATTGCGCCACTATTGTTCGACAAGAATTATCAAATCACTACTGCAAATTTCGATTGCTTGAATCGGTTAGGTGAAAGTCACATAAACCGGTTTTCCTGACTTAGATCTAGCAATCGGCTTAGCTGCATCGGCTAATGTGTATTTCTCAAGTACAGCCATAAAGGCTGCGCGCCCTTCGTACAACATCGACTTTAATCGGCAAGTCGGACTTATCACGCAGTTGTCCGTTTTGGGATTGAAACATTCAAGCAGATCCATATCAGCTTCAGTTGTTCTGACCACATCACTTAACAAGATATCTTCGGCAGGGCGCGCAAGTTTTACCCCTCCATTCTTGCCCCTGCTCGTAATTATGAAATTATGTATTCCAAGGTTGTGAACCACTTTAACCAGGTGATTCCGAGAAATGTTGTAGTAGTCGGTAATTTCGGTGATGGTGGCCGTTGCATCTGGCTTTGATGCAAGGTACAAGAGAACACGCAACGAATAGTCCGTGTAAACAGTTAGTTTCACAATATCAACTCCTCAATTAATCTAAATTCTTTCCTTGGGATGTGTAAGCGTGACAAATCTTGCTCTGACATTATATGATGTATGTAGAATACATCATATAATTAATGACGAGTAAATCCACGTGTAACAAGGTTCTATAGAGTCTTCTGCAAGTTGTCATTCAATGCAAATAGCAATAATTGATTCCACCGTATAGCAGTACATGTGGACAAACCGCAGTGGGAAATGGTCTTCGGAATGCACTTTCATATGCATAACAGCTCGAACACAAAGAATGCGAGTTACCACAGGAAGAAATCAGACGTTGTTCTAGTTCAATTATATATATCGTCGAAGATCGATCAGTCATTATGAATGCGATTCACAACGCTTCAACTTTCAACAAATCATTTCGAATAGTGATTGCCGCTACTCTCGTAATCATTCTGCTGTTATCGATGAATAAAGCGAATGCCTGTGCCGCCTGTGGAGACACCCTTTCCAGAGACTGGGAATCCCAGGGCATCTCCAGCAAACCCGGCTTCACTGCCGATGTTTCCTACGACTATCTCAACCAGAACAGGCAACGCTACGGCACGAGTGCCGCATCACCCGCGCTGATCAATAACCGGTTGGCAGCAGGCGAAGAAGTCGAGGACTACACCAGAACGCAGACGATGACAGCCTCGTTGCTCTATAACGAGGATACCTGGGGCATGGGCATCATGCTGCCCTATGTAATGCGCTCGCATGGCACCTTCGGCACCACTGCTCCTTTGGGTTCCAGCTA is a window of Sideroxydans sp. CL21 DNA encoding:
- a CDS encoding Rrf2 family transcriptional regulator, whose product is MKLTVYTDYSLRVLLYLASKPDATATITEITDYYNISRNHLVKVVHNLGIHNFIITSRGKNGGVKLARPAEDILLSDVVRTTEADMDLLECFNPKTDNCVISPTCRLKSMLYEGRAAFMAVLEKYTLADAAKPIARSKSGKPVYVTFT
- a CDS encoding c-type cytochrome; protein product: MKIIFLIALLGLALPSWAEDGATILKKDCESCHNLSGPAPQTLKEVWSLKGPNLAYAGNKYRKEWLVEWLQKPTHIRPAGEFYGNHIKTGDKHDVVDPATISEHMALSKSDAAAVASELMKLKQHDDLIAKEKIVPGKGSKMMDEMMFDKFLGCMACHQIEPDYGGLSGPEVYTAARRLQPEYIASFIRSPQAWEPKTWMPNKHVSDANIQKLGYYFEEIKTGAGNGK
- a CDS encoding efflux RND transporter periplasmic adaptor subunit, with the protein product MTRKQVAVSVALIAAVVFVSFFLVRSPISHGNEAKQVSALPQINGAGPHKYWVCPMHPEISQDHPGTCPICGMKLVEAGTAETHVHGIQVDSATERRMGVRLARIKQEVIGQAVQTYGNVVIAESKTFAVHPKYEGWIKKLYVHSVGEPVKAGQVLYEIYSPDLIVRQRTYLSSIERRKQLLQTIQTTSDTENDYVMEMAMDAANDRLKLNQEEGVSVENIKAIEEKKLASEVVQIISERSGVVSQINVKEGSYVMSANPILVLADVSSVWIDVVLYPDQVSQVKRGDAVTIRDANGLEIYSRLSFINPLASGNKVIARVELDNARYHLRTGTFADVTIQIHPHKALVLPRSAVIYTGDGNMVMLSRGAGHFLPVPVTTGVESGDEIEIVDGLQENAEVAVNGQFLLDSASSLSAASERMHAH
- a CDS encoding multicopper oxidase domain-containing protein — translated: MKLSGAIAGVIFSVIGALPSFAWAEAREFNMTIEEVTIEVAPGFVNKVFAFNGQVPGPLIHVKQGDDVTVHVTNNTTLPHTMHWHGVNQIGSWHNDGVPGVTQDAIQPGDTFTYKFTVDRPGSLWYHCHVNVWEHVATRGMWGPLIIDPKNPSDLEKKVTKDAILMMNTWESAYANSYGKGGAPQDISDYFSVNAKSFPYTQPIRVKKGDVLRLRFYGAGDEFHEMHLHGHDMLITHKDGYPLDHPYYVDTISVGPGERYDAIVEMKNPGLFIMHDHVDKHMTNNGAMLGGPVTVIEYEGIKFDTFYAWKDKVYDPNYFYSESLKQGYGLYNNTAFQGQAIEQTRRHR
- a CDS encoding cytochrome c, whose amino-acid sequence is MANSQILLALSLLLISVPGYANENAADNYKTYCVQCHGIKGNGNGVNVRDMAVQPRDHTDAKAMSARSDEALFKVIKEGGASIDKSILMPPWGDTFSDEEIKDLVQYLRVLCKCKFGS
- a CDS encoding multicopper oxidase domain-containing protein, with the translated sequence MKKLTKVTYAAFAAAALLSSSGVFAKTVEITMTAREVDLPVNGKLVGGADTMAAWTFDGSIPGKPVRVNEGDTVDFTLINPAENKNSHAMDFHAAQVNVLDEFAPVKPGEQKHFKYVAKVPGVFMYHCGASPMVQHIARGMYGVIIVEPKDKKNYPKADREYVLVQSQYFPDVENYGAMLGDANAWKGSLINGKILHYDPVHDPNGGHDVLEALPGERVRIFFLNANVNLPVALHPIASIWDRVYINGNPKNTLYGIQTYNVAVAEADTFDLVTPKDKDVAGIAIVDHSMNAALRGAITVLVSKKDADPKKGHGEMIILK